The sequence AGTGACTGATATTTTAACAAAATCTCCAACTTTATTTAAATAAATCTCAATTTTATCAGAACCCGGAGAATATTTAATCGCATTGGAAATTAAATTATTAATCACTTGCGAAATTTGCAGTTCGTCACCAAGAATTACAGCTTCGGTATTGCCAGACAAGATAATCTTATAATCAGGAGTTGCCAAAGACAAATTTTCTACTGTATCCCGAATCGTTTTATTAAGATCAAAGGGTTCATTGTGCAGCTCTATATTTCCTGACTGTATTTTTGAGGTATCTAAAAGTTCTGTAATCAAATTATTGAGCCTATCTACATAAGTTCCCACTTTATCAAGTGTCGATATGTATTTGTCGGATGAACCTTCAGGCGGCATTCTTTGAAGAAGCTGTACAAGACCTTTAATAGTTGTTAAAGGAGTCTTTAGTTCATGGCTTGCGATAGAAAGAAAGTCGTCTTTGCGGCGATCTGTTTCTCTTTTTTCTGTAATATCTTCGATGGCGATTAGAATTCTGTCTTTATACTGACCTTCAAACTCTATTCGATAGGCATTCAGCAGCATAATCTTTTTACCAATATGCGGAAAATCGTGCTCTACTTCAAAATCAATAACAGGATTGTTGGTCGGTAATATCTTTAATAGAAGCTCTCTAAGCGGATCGATATCCCATTGATGGTTTCCCAACTCAAACAATAATGCTCCTACAGTATCTTCTGAAGTCACTTTAAAGGTATGTAAAAAGTGACTGTTAGCACTTAGAACCGTATATTTTGCATCTAAAACCAATAAGCTTTCTCTCACCGTCTGGATAATACTTGAAAGAAATATTTCATTATCAACCAGCTCTTTTGTTCTGTCCATAATTTTTCTTTCTACCGAAGCTTTTTCTTCCCTCAGTTCATGCTCAGCTTTTTTACGGTCGGTAATATCATTTTGAACTCCTATGAAATGAGTAATTTCATCTTTTTCATTTCTAACTGGGGACACAAACAACTCATTCCAGAATAATTTACCGTTTTTTCTGTAGTTTCTGATTTCAACTCTGCATTCCTTTCCGTTTTTTATAGCTTCTTTCAACTCATTTCTTTCAGACTGCATTCTGTCTTGTAATTGCAGAAACCGACAGTTGTGACCAATGATTTCGTTATGTTTATAACCGCTAATCGTTTCAAATGCTTTATTGCAATAGATAATCGGATTATCTGGTTGCATATTGTCAGTAATGATAATACCCGAGTTGGCAGAATTGAGTGCTTTAAGATAAAGATCAAGATGAGTCCCTGAGTTACTCCGATGATCGGGGCGGGCGTTATGTGATGTTTCCAATTCTTAGCTATTTTATTAACACTATTTCACAAAATAAGAAGACAAAATATTCATCATTCTTATGTTGCTGATACTTTCGTAAACCAAATACTATGCCCATAGCATAAAAGATTTTCAAAATTTCAAATTGCTTTAATTTAAATGATTCTTAAATTGCTTTTAATAATCTTCAAATCATGAATAATAAAGAAATACTGCAAAAAGCCAATTCGCTAATTACAGAAGGTGATTACGAAGGATTTTTATCATTCTGCACAGAAGATACAAAGTGGACTTTCGTAGGTGATCAGATTCTCAACGGTAAAAATGAAGTTCGTGAATACATGAAAAAAGCTTACGCAGAACCTCCAAAATTCATGGTTGACCATTTGATTGCTGAGAACGATTTTGTAACTGCTGTCGGAAAAATAAGCATAAAAAACAGAGATGGAGAAACAGTAGAATATTTTTACTGTGACGTCTGGAAATTTAAAAACAATAAAATGGATGAACTGACTGCTTTCGTTATTGAAAATTAAAATCAGAAACCTTTTACAATTTAAGCATAAAAAAAGCTGCCTCTTGCGAAGCAGCTTTTCTTTTACGATATATATCGATTATGCAAGTCTTACGTTAACTGCATTTAATCCTTTTTCGCTTTTTTCTACGTCGAAAACTACTTTATCATTCTCACGAATCATTTTAGTGTTCAATCCTGAAGAATGTACAAAAATGTCTTGTCCTCCTTCTGCTGGAGAAATAAATCCGAAACCTTTTGTTTCGTTAAAAAATTTTACTGTGCCTTGTTGCATTGTATTGGTATTAAAAATTGTTTTATTATTGGGTGTCTAATTCTGGATTAAACTTTTTATTTTATTATTTCAAGAAACAGCTGAATAGACGGTTGTTTTCTTAATCTGCACTCCTCCATCTATAATCTTGTCTGCGAAGGTAGTGACTTCTGGCGAGATAATCGATGAAAAAGAATATTTTGTCGTTTTATCGGAAGTTTACTGATCAATTTTTTAAGCTCATTGCTTTTATCTTTCAATAAAATCTCGATATCATCTATAATCAGAACTTCTATCTTCGAAAGGCTGATGTGCCTCTGATCATCAAGTTCCATTAATTTTTCAGGAGTCGCAATCAATACATCTAATCTTCTTCTCAACGAAGATAATTGCGTTCCGTTTGAAATCCCTTCATACACAGAAAGCTGTGATAATGGTAAATATTTGGTATAAATTTCAAAATTTTTCTCAATCTCTAACACCGTTTCTTTAGTAGGCGTCAGAACCAAAACCCTCGTGTCATTATGATCCGGATTGTTCTTTTTCAGTGCCTGTAGAACCGGCATTGTAAAAGAAGTCATCCTTTCTGTTCCGCGGGGAATAACACATAAAACATCTTTACCATTTAAGATTTGCGGAATAATTCTAGTCTGCAATTCGGTAGGCTTCGGACATCCTGCTTCTGTAGCGGCACGAACGATGGGATTGATTAAGTTTAAATTCTTAAAACTCATAGTATTTGCTTGCCGAGTTGCGGCTCTCCTTTGTCAAAATAACGTTCGGAAACTTTATTAATGGTCTTTTGGGGAATTATAATTTTGGGGAACTCAATATAGAAACTGGAATTTCTTTTCGAAGAATATTTTCTGGATAAACTTTATAACTGAGTTACTTTAATATATAACTCTGATGTGC comes from Chryseobacterium sp. 3008163 and encodes:
- a CDS encoding nuclear transport factor 2 family protein, whose product is MNNKEILQKANSLITEGDYEGFLSFCTEDTKWTFVGDQILNGKNEVREYMKKAYAEPPKFMVDHLIAENDFVTAVGKISIKNRDGETVEYFYCDVWKFKNNKMDELTAFVIEN
- a CDS encoding cold-shock protein, with product MQQGTVKFFNETKGFGFISPAEGGQDIFVHSSGLNTKMIRENDKVVFDVEKSEKGLNAVNVRLA
- a CDS encoding PAS domain-containing sensor histidine kinase, giving the protein METSHNARPDHRSNSGTHLDLYLKALNSANSGIIITDNMQPDNPIIYCNKAFETISGYKHNEIIGHNCRFLQLQDRMQSERNELKEAIKNGKECRVEIRNYRKNGKLFWNELFVSPVRNEKDEITHFIGVQNDITDRKKAEHELREEKASVERKIMDRTKELVDNEIFLSSIIQTVRESLLVLDAKYTVLSANSHFLHTFKVTSEDTVGALLFELGNHQWDIDPLRELLLKILPTNNPVIDFEVEHDFPHIGKKIMLLNAYRIEFEGQYKDRILIAIEDITEKRETDRRKDDFLSIASHELKTPLTTIKGLVQLLQRMPPEGSSDKYISTLDKVGTYVDRLNNLITELLDTSKIQSGNIELHNEPFDLNKTIRDTVENLSLATPDYKIILSGNTEAVILGDELQISQVINNLISNAIKYSPGSDKIEIYLNKVGDFVKISVTDYGMGISPQDKAKIFERFFRARDIQKKFPGLGIGLYISHEIIANHKGTLWVESEIGKGSTFSFTLPIMKDENNGQ
- a CDS encoding DEAD/DEAH box helicase: MSFKNLNLINPIVRAATEAGCPKPTELQTRIIPQILNGKDVLCVIPRGTERMTSFTMPVLQALKKNNPDHNDTRVLVLTPTKETVLEIEKNFEIYTKYLPLSQLSVYEGISNGTQLSSLRRRLDVLIATPEKLMELDDQRHISLSKIEVLIIDDIEILLKDKSNELKKLISKLPIKRQNILFHRLSRQKSLPSQTRL